From the Paenibacillus tianjinensis genome, the window CGATACTATCATCGACCAGACGTCCGACCGCAACGGCCACACCGCCCAGTGTAACAATGTTCAGCGTAATACCGGAAACATTAAGCAGATACAGCGTCACCGCTAGAGACAGCGGAATCGAGACAGCCGTAATCAGCGTAGCCCGGATATTGCGCAGGAACAGCAGAATGACGACCGTTGCGAACAAAGCACCGAGCAGAACCTCACGCATCATACTGTTAACCGAGGTGACCACCATATCGGAGGTGCTGAAGATCACGGAGAGCTCGGCATTTTTTACACTTTTATTAATACTGTCTGCAGTGTCACGTACCTTCTCACCCACATCAACCGCATTGGCACCCGCCTCTTTGGTGACTATGGCGAACAGCACATCCTTAGCATTCGAGCGGCTCACGCTCTCCTGGTCTACTTTTGCTTCCACGGCAGCAATATCCTGCAGGGTCACGCCGGCAGCTACGGGAAGCTTCTTGAGTGTATCGATGCTGTCAATCGAGGACACAACGTTCACATTGCCCGTCTGGCCGCCAATGGTCTGCTCACCGATGGATGCCGACACGCTGCGGCCTTGAAGCAGTCCCAGCACCTGGGCGGTGGATACTCCCTTGGCTGCCATCGCCTGCGGATCGAGCTTCACATTGACCTGCGGGCTGGTTTTTCCGTAGAGTGCTACACTGGCTACCCCGTCGATCTTCTGCAGCTCGGGAATGATCGTGTTCTCGGCGATCGCCAGATTATCCTTAGTAAGCCCCTCATCGAAAGACAGGGTCGCCTGGCTGACAGGAATCATCGAAGTGTTAAGCTGAACGATGAAGGGGTCCATAACTCCCTCCGGGAAATGCAATGCGCCGACGGCCTTTTCAACCTCCTGCGCGGCTTCCTTCATATTGGTCTTCCCGTCAAAATAAATGTCAACCTGCGCATACCCGTCACCGGAAGTAGACATCTGTTCGGTTTTGCCTTTCACCGCTGAGGTTGCCGCCTCAATCGGCTTCGTCACATTACTTTCCATGGCATGGGCATCCTGGCCCGGGCCCAGTACGGTAACTGTCACCTGCGGATTATCAGCCTCCGGCATAAATTCCATCGGCAATGAAGTATAACTCAGCATTCCCACCACAAGCGCCATAACGACCAGAAGACCCACAGCCCCCTTATTGCCGAATGACCATTTTGTTAACCACGTCATTTTTTAAATCCCCTTCCACCCCAGTATTTTAGTTTAGCTTCTTATGTCTGTATCCGTTATGTATGAACTGCCGCTTTCTTGCTTTAGTGTAGTGTCTTTTGAGTAATGTCAAAACCGCCTGGCGGAGGGTTTCGTACTCCGTCTTAGGTCTGGGTTCTTCCCCCTCCCGGGACAGAGGAAAGTAAAATTCTAGGTGTCCTTACAAAAGAAAAGAAGAGCCCCGGTACTGGCTCTTCCTTGTAAACTATCTATCCGGTTAACACGATTGATTATACCGAAGAGTCTCCTACTCCAGATAAAACACCTCTCGAAGCGGCTCCATCGGCGTTTCTTCATTGAAATCAAACGATCCCTCCACCATCTTCGAGGTTATCGCGTTCCATCTGTTGCAGGCTTCGCTCTGGGCAATGTAGGCAAAGGCAGCCTCCTTATCTTCACATTCAAAGCAGTAGAAAAATTGATTGCCGTTCTGAAAAATCGAATAATTAGTAATACCCGCCTTGCTGTGCTCCTCCAGAATCTCCGGCCAAGGATTCAAGTGCATCTGTACGTACTCCTCCAGACACTCTTCCTTCACCCGCCAGGTCCAAGCCAACTTATTGCTGTTCTCCATCTCATAACCTCCTAAAAGTATGGTGAGCATAGACTTTAATAAATAGCTAGTAGGCTAAACTCTCGAAAGGATCTGCATGGCATTGCCTGGTGAGCCTGTACCCGGTTGACTTCATTTATGTATTAAGCGGTTTGATATACCGTGGCGTAAATATTCCATCTTGGCGGCCCTCTCTTATGATACCGTTTACATTGTAGCTTTAGCAACTATTTTGCGAGAATAAAAAGTAAACCTGCTGCTCCCGGTCACTTTCGACTAGGAGCAGCAAGCCCCGCTAATTCACAATGACTATGAACTTGAACGCGGCTGACGGCTTAAGCGCTGATACCTGCCTCATTAGGCCGGAGAGTCGCAGATCCGAAAGCCAGCAGAATTGCCGCCATCAGGCCGAGCACCGCAAACGGGAGCCACAGCTCATTCCAGCCTCCGCCGGTCGCGGCAATGTCTACCGCCTGGATAGCCCACTTCTGTGGAGTGAAATTGGCAGCCTTCTGCATATATTCCGGCATGATGGAGAGCGGCCAGAAGCATCCGCCCAGCATACAGGTCGGCGTAAGAATGAGCGCGTTCAGCATTCCCGCATTCCGGGGATTGCGGATCAGGCCGGCTACGGTACCGGCGATGCCCATCGATACAAGCATAAATGCAGCCAGCACCAGGAAATACAGGTACATTGGAACTTCATAGTCATAGCGCAGAACCCATTTGCCCAGCGACAGCACAACTGCAATCTGAATAACGCCAACCAGAAAGCTGCCGAAGAAGTTGCCCAGGGCAATTTCATATGCACGGACGGGGGCACTGTACATTCGCATCATCGTCCGGCCTCTGCGGTCATCTATAATTAAGTTTACCGTACTTGTTACCAGGTTCATCAGGAACATCAGCGTCATGCCCGTTATAATTCCCAGTGTCTGCCGGGGATACAGATCATAATCGGTCCGAATACTTCCTACGTTATGCTGCTCCGCCTGCTGCAGAATCGCGGTAAACTGCGCCTCAGGCTCACCCTTAGCGGCTGCTCCCTTCACCGTCCCTGCCGTCACCAGCATTTCACCAGCGATAGCTGCAGCTTTCATTTTGATCAGAATCGAATCCTCCGATGCTTTCAGCTCGTAGACGGTCAGCTGCGGCTGAGTGCCGTTCAGCAATTCCGCTGTGTAGTCCGCCGGAATCAGGAGTCCGGCCACTCCCTTCTGCCCGATTACACTTTCCTTCATCTTCTTCTCATCACTGCTCTCCACCAGCTTGTAATCCCCGGTTTTCTCCAGTTCGGCCAGGAGATGTTTCCCACCGGCGCCGGTATCCCTATTGGTATACAGTAAGGTTGGATTAGAGCCCTCAGCTACGCCTCCGGTAATCGAAACAATTCCTGCGACTACGATACTCGGCAGCAAAATATACATGAGCATCCCTCTGCGGGTGCCGATGGTCCGTTTGACCATATTCCAGCCGATCGTCAAAATATTATTCATGGTAACCCACCTTTCGGTATGTGAACAGGACCGCGCTGAACAAAACGAGGCAAATAACCGACATTACCAGCAAATTCGGTAAAATCTGCCCGAACCCGGAATGCAGCATCATCCGGATCATGGCCTGCAGCTCCCAGTGGTTTATCGTAAATGTACCTACGCTGTTCACCCATGCATCCGGAAGCGGGGCCATCCCCCCGCTGAGAAAGGTCATGACTACCGTAACAATGTTGATGATATTAATCGCGCTAGTTCTTGTTTTGCTGAACATGCAGATGAGAATGGAGAAGGTCATCGAGGCAATAATCATCAGCAGGCAGAACAGCATCAGCAGGCCCGGGCGGTTGCCCCAGTAGACACCGAACAGCACATCGGTAAAGAAAATAATTGCCGCACACTGCAGCACCGTCACCACACCGACTCCCAGCATTTTGCCGATGAACAGCTGTGAGCCTTTTACCGGCATGGAGTTCATGCGGAAGAGGGTGTGGCTGTCTTTCTCGCTGAACAGAGAGTGGCTAACGGTAAACCCGCTGTACAGCAGAAACATCAGCAGCATGGAGGCCGCATAGAACTGGGAGGCAGTATAGGTTTTCCCGCCGTTGTTAAGGTCCCCGAGCTTCACCGCAGACTGCTCAGCCGCCACCGGCAAAACTGCCGTGAGCGCTGCCGGTCCTAGCGTAATTGCTGCAGCCTGCCTGTAATTGATGGCGCTAAGAAAATTGTCAAACACTGTCCCTGCAACGGTATTGTCACTATGGTTTTTGCCGAGAATGAACTCCAGCTCCGCCTTTCCGCCGCTTTGCACTTCCGCATCAAACCCCTGCGGTACAATGACTGCATATCCGTATTTACCGGTGCGCAGCCCGCTTTCCGCTTCCTGGCGGGTCTTTACTTCTGCGGGAATAATGTAATCCTTAACCTCATCCGATTTCACAAAAGCCTCAAGCATTGCAGATTTCCCGGCATCCGCAGCCGAGGAGTACACTACAGCCGTCTTTACCGGATCCACCGATTCCGAGCCCTCAACCCCGACAACTCCCGAGAGTGAAGCCCCCAGCAGAAAGATCAGCACCAGCGGCAGCAGAAGCATATTTAGCAGCAACGTGCGCGAACGCAGCTGCCGGCGCAGCTCATAGGTCATAATTGTCCAAATATTCATTTCAGCTTCCCCCCTTCCTCAGTCCCGCAGGGTCCGTCCGGTCAGGCTGAGGAACAGCGTCTCCAGATCCGGCTCTTCAATATGCAGGGAGACAATGACCCCCTCATGCTTGGCGAAAATAAACAGAATGTCCTGCAGCTCACTTTGTGAAGACGGCAGATAGAGCTCTACGGTATCCTGCACAACCTCAACACGATTGATCCGCGGATGCTTGCCCAGTTCATTAATCAGCGCCGGTGTAATATTCAGGGCATTCACGACTATTTTCTCCTCATGGGCGACCCGTTCACGCAGTTCCTTCTCCGTGCCGCAGGCAATGATATGCCCCTTGTCCATAATGGCTACCCGGTCGCAAATTGCCGCAACCTCCTCCATGTAATGGCTGGTATAAATAATCGTGGAGCCAAGCTTATTTAAGGCTTTGACCGAATCCAGAATATGATTGCGCGACTGCGGGTCAATGCCGACGGTCGGCTCATCCATAATGATCAGCTTCGGGCGGTGCATGATCGCACAAGCAATATTTAACCGCCGCTTCATCCCGCCCGAGAAAGTGGAAGGCTTCTCCTTGGCCCGGTCGCTAAGGCCGGTAAAAGCAAGCGCCTCTTCCGTCCGTTCTTTCAGCAGGCTGCCCCGCAAGCCGTAAAGCTTGCCGAAGAAACGTACATTTTCCGCTGCCGTCAATGATTCATACAAGGCCAGCTCCTGGGGAACCAGGCCAATTCTTTTTTTGACCTCAATCGGCTGCTCTTTGACTGAAAGCCCGTCTATCCGGATGTCGCCGGAGTCGTACTTCAGCAGACCGCATATCATGCTGATCGTTGTGCTTTTTCCTGCGCCGTTTGGCCCCAGCAGCCCGAATATTTCCCCTTCTTGAATATTGAAATTCACGTGGTCAACCGTCAGCTTCTGATCATACCGTTTCACTACATCACTGAGTACCGCAAGAGTCATCCGCTCATCTCTCCTGTTCTTATCGCTTCTATAGTTCCCATTGTAGCGCATCCGGGACGCAGCCGAAGGTACGTAAAGTCATTTGCTTAGGTGACTAAAGTCATCTCCTGAACTGGGAGGGGAATATGCTAAGATGAATGTAATCTTATATTTCAATACAAAGGATGACGTACTTGACCAGAGAACTGAAGCTAATCCGCTACGGTCTTATTGTTGTTCCGGCTGTCATTTCAATATATGTATACGACTACTCCGATTATGGATTATTCACCTTCTATCTCCTGGTGCAGCTGCTGCTCGCAACTATCGGTGCCAGGCTGCCCAAATCACTGCCTGTTCTGGTCGTTGTTCTTGAACTGCTGTTCAGTGCCTGGATGTGCCAAACGTACGGCATGCTGATGATTTTCCCGGCGATTTCCGCGCTGCTCTGTTATTCCCGGTTTCAGCCAAAGACGGTTCCTATTCTGCTAGCCCTTCTTCAACTGACTATCCTGAATGTAGCCTTCAGCACCTCAGCACCGTACGAAAGAGCTTATATGAACCTCACCTTCCTGCTCATGGCTGGATTGAATGAGCTGCTGCGCAGGACAGGACGCGGACGTGAAGACACCCTGTTTCTGTATGACGAGCTGCGCAAAAAGCATTTCGAGCTGGACGAGGCCCGCAACCGGCTGCTGGAGTTCACCGCACAGGTTGAGAAGGCAGCTACAGCCGAGGAACGGATCCGCATCTCCCGCCAGCTGCATGATGATATCGGACACCGCCTGATCCGGGTCAAAATGATGGTTGAAGCCGCGATCCACACCCTGCCGGCCGCTCCGGAGACGGGGATGAACATGATGAGCCAGATCCGCGACCAGCTTGCCGCCAGCATGGATGATATGCGTGCCGCAATCAGGCAGGTGAACTACTCTCCACAGCTTGAAGGCGCTTATGCCTTGGATCAGCTGCTGGAGGAGACCGGCCGTGACACCGGGATCAAGACGTCGTATCAGGTGCATGGCTACCCCTTTGCACTGTATCCCAGCCTTCAGGTCGTACTCTATAAAAATGCCCGGGAGTCGCTAACCAATGCCTTGAGGCATGGAAAAGCGACCGCTGTATGGATCTCCATGTCCTACAGTGAGCATGAGGTTGTCATGGAAGTCAGCAACAACGGCGCACTGCCTGGGAAAGATCAGCTGCGCAGGCTGCGGGCCGGCGGAGGAATGGGCCTGGAAGGTATGCGTGAGCGTACCCGTCTAATTGGCGGAACCCTGGAGCTGCGCCCGGAAACACCATTCACCGTAATCACCCGGCTGCCGGTTTACCGGCAAGGAGAATTTAAGCAGCCGGATATTGTATAACCAATCCAGGTCAAGGAGCGCATAGTTCATGATAAAAGTAGTGATTGTTGACGATGATTCTTTTATCCGCGAGAGTCTGAAGGTACTGGTCGGGCTCGATGCCGAGATTGAAGTCGTAGGCAGTGCGGGCGATGGGCATGAAGCACTCGCACTGCTCCAGGTGCTGCCTCAGGCCGATGTCGTACTGATGGATATCCGGATGCCGAACTGTGATGGCGTCGAAGGAACCCGCCGCATCAAAGCATCCTATCCGCAGACATCCGTACTGATGCTGACCACCTTTGACGATGATGAGTATATTATCGAAGCCCTGCGCAACGGGGCCAGCGGATATCTGCTGAAGAACATCCCGCCGGACCGGATTATTCAGGGTATCAAAACTGTCCATGAAGGCAATATGCTGATCCACCCCGACATCGCCCGCAAATTGGCCGGATTTCTGCAGCCGGCTTCACGGCCGGAGGCAGCGGAGCCGCCCCAGCTTGACGCTTACGGTCTGACCAAAGCTGAACTGGCCGTAGTATCATCTATTGCAGAAGGACTGACCAATAAAGAGATTGCCGGAAAGCTGTTCCTTAGTGAGGGAACGGTTAAAAACTACATCACCGATATTCTTAGCAAGCTCGGTCTGCGTGACCGGACACAGATCGCCATCTTTTATCTGAAAAGCCAGCGGGAGAAGTAAATAACATATAAAAAAGGCCAGTCTCCTGCGTGTACCGCAGAAGCTGGCCTTTGACTATAGCTATGGAGTTGTTAGGTGTCAGCCCTCTGCCGGTTCCTGCTTAGGCAGGTCCGGCTGGCTTGGCTGGGCTGCTGCCGTATTGGCCCGCTGCAGTCCGCCTGCCGACAGCGCTCTGCGGCGTGTACGGGTTCCCGTCTTCATCCCGATAATCCCGAAGATGCTGGACGGCTTCGCCTCGGCCGTTACCGCCTCATCCGGCTCCGGCACAAGGATCATGCCGAG encodes:
- a CDS encoding ABC transporter permease; its protein translation is MNNILTIGWNMVKRTIGTRRGMLMYILLPSIVVAGIVSITGGVAEGSNPTLLYTNRDTGAGGKHLLAELEKTGDYKLVESSDEKKMKESVIGQKGVAGLLIPADYTAELLNGTQPQLTVYELKASEDSILIKMKAAAIAGEMLVTAGTVKGAAAKGEPEAQFTAILQQAEQHNVGSIRTDYDLYPRQTLGIITGMTLMFLMNLVTSTVNLIIDDRRGRTMMRMYSAPVRAYEIALGNFFGSFLVGVIQIAVVLSLGKWVLRYDYEVPMYLYFLVLAAFMLVSMGIAGTVAGLIRNPRNAGMLNALILTPTCMLGGCFWPLSIMPEYMQKAANFTPQKWAIQAVDIAATGGGWNELWLPFAVLGLMAAILLAFGSATLRPNEAGISA
- a CDS encoding sensor histidine kinase, with amino-acid sequence MTRELKLIRYGLIVVPAVISIYVYDYSDYGLFTFYLLVQLLLATIGARLPKSLPVLVVVLELLFSAWMCQTYGMLMIFPAISALLCYSRFQPKTVPILLALLQLTILNVAFSTSAPYERAYMNLTFLLMAGLNELLRRTGRGREDTLFLYDELRKKHFELDEARNRLLEFTAQVEKAATAEERIRISRQLHDDIGHRLIRVKMMVEAAIHTLPAAPETGMNMMSQIRDQLAASMDDMRAAIRQVNYSPQLEGAYALDQLLEETGRDTGIKTSYQVHGYPFALYPSLQVVLYKNARESLTNALRHGKATAVWISMSYSEHEVVMEVSNNGALPGKDQLRRLRAGGGMGLEGMRERTRLIGGTLELRPETPFTVITRLPVYRQGEFKQPDIV
- a CDS encoding ABC transporter permease, producing MNIWTIMTYELRRQLRSRTLLLNMLLLPLVLIFLLGASLSGVVGVEGSESVDPVKTAVVYSSAADAGKSAMLEAFVKSDEVKDYIIPAEVKTRQEAESGLRTGKYGYAVIVPQGFDAEVQSGGKAELEFILGKNHSDNTVAGTVFDNFLSAINYRQAAAITLGPAALTAVLPVAAEQSAVKLGDLNNGGKTYTASQFYAASMLLMFLLYSGFTVSHSLFSEKDSHTLFRMNSMPVKGSQLFIGKMLGVGVVTVLQCAAIIFFTDVLFGVYWGNRPGLLMLFCLLMIIASMTFSILICMFSKTRTSAINIINIVTVVMTFLSGGMAPLPDAWVNSVGTFTINHWELQAMIRMMLHSGFGQILPNLLVMSVICLVLFSAVLFTYRKVGYHE
- a CDS encoding response regulator transcription factor, with amino-acid sequence MIKVVIVDDDSFIRESLKVLVGLDAEIEVVGSAGDGHEALALLQVLPQADVVLMDIRMPNCDGVEGTRRIKASYPQTSVLMLTTFDDDEYIIEALRNGASGYLLKNIPPDRIIQGIKTVHEGNMLIHPDIARKLAGFLQPASRPEAAEPPQLDAYGLTKAELAVVSSIAEGLTNKEIAGKLFLSEGTVKNYITDILSKLGLRDRTQIAIFYLKSQREK
- a CDS encoding ABC transporter ATP-binding protein, with translation MTLAVLSDVVKRYDQKLTVDHVNFNIQEGEIFGLLGPNGAGKSTTISMICGLLKYDSGDIRIDGLSVKEQPIEVKKRIGLVPQELALYESLTAAENVRFFGKLYGLRGSLLKERTEEALAFTGLSDRAKEKPSTFSGGMKRRLNIACAIMHRPKLIIMDEPTVGIDPQSRNHILDSVKALNKLGSTIIYTSHYMEEVAAICDRVAIMDKGHIIACGTEKELRERVAHEEKIVVNALNITPALINELGKHPRINRVEVVQDTVELYLPSSQSELQDILFIFAKHEGVIVSLHIEEPDLETLFLSLTGRTLRD
- a CDS encoding L-rhamnose mutarotase — its product is MENSNKLAWTWRVKEECLEEYVQMHLNPWPEILEEHSKAGITNYSIFQNGNQFFYCFECEDKEAAFAYIAQSEACNRWNAITSKMVEGSFDFNEETPMEPLREVFYLE